From Microbacterium rhizosphaerae:
GGGGACGCAGTCGACCACGACCAAGACGCCGGTGACGACCGAAATGGACTTCCGAGTCGCGGACATCACGCGCGCCATGACGTGCGACGCCCTGTACCACCTCGCCGGTGATGGCAGGATCGACGTCGACAAGCCGGTCTCGTCGTACGACTCCGCATATCCCGACCTTCGGGACGCGACCCTGCGCCAGCTGTGCGACGGCACGGCGCCGATCGGCTCGTACCGCACGATGCTGGGCGCGACGATGGCCGACAACCCGACACGCGTGTGGGACCCGAACGAGCTCGTCACCTACGGGCTCGGACAGACCATCCCACCGTCGACCGTGACGCCGTACCACGACGCCGACGCGGGATACGTGCTCGTCGGGCTCGTCCTGGAGCGGGTGACCGGCAAGCCGATCGCGCAGATCCTGCACGACGAGGTGTTCGCGCCGCTCGGGCTCTCCTCCACCGCGCTGCCGGGTGCCAAGCCGGCGCCCCCGCACACGACGGGCACCGCCCTGCAGGGCTTCAACTCCCTCAAGGACGCGAAGGGCGCGTGGGTCTGCGACAAGCCCGCGGATGTGACGGATGCCTCGGCCTCCCTGGGCGCGTCGGCCGCCGGTGTGGTCTCCGACATCGACGACCTCGGCGCGTACGTCCAGGCGCTCGCGAAGGGCACGCTGACACCGAAGGACGCCAAGCGCTACGCGTCGCCGAAGCCCGTGGGCGCCGACACGCCCACGTGGTACACCGCGGCCGGTGGCGTCTACCGGGCCGGCAGCCTCATCGGCCAGTACGGCTCGGTCCCCGGCTACGCGACCGCCGCATACTCCGACCCCCGCTCGGGGCTGACGGTCGCCGTCGTGCTCAACAACTCCGGAGCCGGCGCATCCATCGCCCAGGACCTCGCCTTCGAGCTCGCCGCCATCGCGTCGAAGGCCCCGGCCGAGAAGGGCAAGGACGCGCCGGCCGCGGGCCTGCCCTGGACGGCGCAGCAGTACGCCGACGCGATCGCGCACTCGGCCATCTGCGCTCCGCCGAGCAAGTGACCACGCGCGCCGCCGGCGCGCCCGCCATCCTCCTGGTGATCGCGGGCCTGCTGTGCCAGGACATCGGTGCGTCGCTCGCCGTTCTGCTGTTCCCGAAGACCGGGCCGCTCGGCATGGTGATGCTGCGGCTCGTGTTCTCCGCGCTCATCCTGCTGGTCATCGCGCGGCCGCGGCTGCGCGGGCACTCGGCGTCCGGGTGGCGTGCCGTGATCGCGTTCGGCATCGTGCTCGCGCTCATGAACAGCCTGTTCTATCTGGCGCTGAACCACCTGCCGCTCGGCGTGACGGTCACGATCGAGGTGCTCGGACCCCTGGTGCTGTCGATCATCGCCGCCCAGCGCGCGTCGGCCTGGCTGTGGGCCGGGCTCGCCTTCGCCGGTGTCGTCGCGCTCGCCGGCGGCGGATGGGATCGGCTCAACGTCGTCGGCGTGCTGTTCGCGCTCGGCGCGGCGGCCAGCTGGGCGCTGTACATCCTGTCGTCGGCGCGG
This genomic window contains:
- a CDS encoding EamA family transporter, giving the protein MTTRAAGAPAILLVIAGLLCQDIGASLAVLLFPKTGPLGMVMLRLVFSALILLVIARPRLRGHSASGWRAVIAFGIVLALMNSLFYLALNHLPLGVTVTIEVLGPLVLSIIAAQRASAWLWAGLAFAGVVALAGGGWDRLNVVGVLFALGAAASWALYILSSARVGGEFPKLDGLALAMSIGAIVSLPFGIADAGAALLQPLVIGLGAAVAMLSSTIPYAFELIALRRIPAAVFAVLMSVSPAVATLAGLVLLGQRLTWVELVGIALVIAASMGAVWSGMSRRPPQIAASARTREAPEAEEPFAEPIA
- a CDS encoding serine hydrolase domain-containing protein, whose protein sequence is MAAMAAAALVVALAVAGCAPTPTVHDAAVAGNGGDFAKDTQKQLQDAVTAAMTAAGASGAIVGVWAPWAGDWVDGLGTQSTTTKTPVTTEMDFRVADITRAMTCDALYHLAGDGRIDVDKPVSSYDSAYPDLRDATLRQLCDGTAPIGSYRTMLGATMADNPTRVWDPNELVTYGLGQTIPPSTVTPYHDADAGYVLVGLVLERVTGKPIAQILHDEVFAPLGLSSTALPGAKPAPPHTTGTALQGFNSLKDAKGAWVCDKPADVTDASASLGASAAGVVSDIDDLGAYVQALAKGTLTPKDAKRYASPKPVGADTPTWYTAAGGVYRAGSLIGQYGSVPGYATAAYSDPRSGLTVAVVLNNSGAGASIAQDLAFELAAIASKAPAEKGKDAPAAGLPWTAQQYADAIAHSAICAPPSK